From the genome of Rhizobacter sp. AJA081-3:
CGCCGCCTACCGTGCCCGGCTGCTCGATCGTTTCGCCAACCCGGCGCTGGCGCACCGGACTCGGCAGATCGCCATGGACGGTTCGCAGAAGATCCCGCAGCGCTGGCTCGGCACGGTGCGCGACCGGCTGGCCGCTGGCGCGCCCATCGACCGGCTCGCGCTCGCGGTGGCGGCGTGGCTTCACTTCCTGCAAGGCGTCGACGAAGCCGGGAAGCCTTACCAGATCAACGACCCGCTGGCCGCAGAGCTGGCGGCGCTGCAGGCGCGCGCCGCCACCCAGGCGGACGAGATCGCGCGTGTGGCCACGTTGTGCGACTTCGCGCCGGTGTTCGGCGCGCTCGGCGGGGACCGGCGCTTCATCGAGGCCGTGGCGCGCCACACAGCGAGCCTGCGCGAACGCGGCGTGCTCTCCACGCTGGAGTCACTGCAATGAGCGAAGCGCTCCTGCACGCCAGCGCCGAGACGCTCACCGACTGGGCCCTCGCCTGCCTGCGCCACTTCGAGCTGCCCGAGGACGACGCGCGCTGCCTCGCCGAAAGCCTGGTGCAGACCAGCCTGTGGGGCATCGACTCGCATGGCATCGCGCGCCTCACTCATTACCTGAACCGACTCACGCACGGCTCCATCCAGGCGCGGCCCGACATCGTCGTCACGCGCAGCGGCCCGGGCACCGCGCAAGTCGCGGGCGATCGTGGCCTGGGGATCGTCGTCGCGCACCGCGCCAACCGCGTGGCCATCGAGCTGGCGCGAGAGAACGGCATCGGCGCGGTCGGCGTGAGCGATTCGTCGCACTGCGGCGCGGTCGGCCTGTACAGCCGCGTCGCGGCGCGCGAGGGGCTGATCGGCATGGCCTTCACGCATTCGGACAAGATCGCCGCGCCCTTCGGCGGGCACCGGCCCTTCCTCGGCACCAACCCGATCTCGCTGGCCTTCCCGCGCGAGGGTGGCGAGCCGGTCTGCCTGGACATGGCCACCACCTCGATCCCCTGGAACCGCGTGATGAACGCGCGCCGCGAAGGCACCGCCATCGCACCCGGCGTGGCCGTGGACGCCGAAGGCCGCGATACCACCGACGCGCAGACCGCCAACGCGCTGCGCCCGCTGGGCGGGCCCGACTACGGCCACAAGGGCTACGGCCTGGCGCTGATCGTCGAGCTGCTGTGCGGGCCGCTGAACGGCAACCCCTACGGCCCGCAGATCGGCCCGATGTACGCCGAGCTGGAGCGGCCGCGGCGCATCGGCGCCTTCTTCGTCGCCATCGACCCGAAACGCTTCGCCGGCGGGCCGATGTTCGCGGCCACCGTCGAACACATGGCGCGCGCGCTGGCCGCCGAGCCGGGCGCGCCGCTGATGCCCGGCGATCCGGAGCTGGCAGCGCAAGCGAAGCGGCGCATCGACGGCATCCCGATCGAGCCGGGCCTCGCCGCCGAGATGCGCTCGTGGAGCACGCGTCTCGGTGTAGCCTCGCCGCTATGACGACGCCCCCCCTGGACGTGATCACGCTCGGCGAGACCATGGTCTCGTTCGCCGCGCACGAGGCCGGGCCGCTGGACGCGGCGGCTACCTTCACCAAGATCGTCGCCGGTGCCGAAAGCAACGTCGGTGTGGGCCTGGCGCGGCTCGGGCTGAAGGTGGCCTGGGTCAGCCGGCTCGGCGACGATTCCTTCGGCCGCTACATCCGCCGCGCGCTCGAAGCCGAGGGCATCGACTGCACGGCGGTGGCCACCGACCCCACGCGGCCCACCGGCTTCATGCTCAAGTCGCGCGCGCTCGAAGGGCAGGACCCGGTGGTCGAGTACTTCCGCCGCGGGTCGGCCGCCAGCGCGCTGTCGGTGGCCGACTTCGACGAAGCGCGCTTTCTCTCGGCGCGGCACCTGCACGTCACCGGCATCACCCCGGCGCTGTCGCCAAGCTGCGCCGAGCTGGTCGAGCACGCGATGGCGGCGATGCGTGCGGCCGGCCGCACGGTGTCGTTCGACCCCAACCTGCGCCCGAAGCTGTGGCCGAGCCGCGAGGCGATGGCCGCGCACCTGAACCGCCTGGCCGGCCTGGCCGACTGGGTGCTGCCCGGCATCGCCGAGGGCCGCACGCTGACCGGGCTGGACACGCCGGAAGACATCGCCGCCTTCTACCTCGACCGGGGTGCGCGCGCGGTGCTGATCAAGCTCGGTGCCGAGGGCGCCTACTGGCGCACGCGCGAGGGTGCGGGCCGCGTTCCGGGCGTGCAGGTGACGAACATCG
Proteins encoded in this window:
- a CDS encoding Ldh family oxidoreductase, producing the protein MSEALLHASAETLTDWALACLRHFELPEDDARCLAESLVQTSLWGIDSHGIARLTHYLNRLTHGSIQARPDIVVTRSGPGTAQVAGDRGLGIVVAHRANRVAIELARENGIGAVGVSDSSHCGAVGLYSRVAAREGLIGMAFTHSDKIAAPFGGHRPFLGTNPISLAFPREGGEPVCLDMATTSIPWNRVMNARREGTAIAPGVAVDAEGRDTTDAQTANALRPLGGPDYGHKGYGLALIVELLCGPLNGNPYGPQIGPMYAELERPRRIGAFFVAIDPKRFAGGPMFAATVEHMARALAAEPGAPLMPGDPELAAQAKRRIDGIPIEPGLAAEMRSWSTRLGVASPL
- a CDS encoding sugar kinase, translated to MTTPPLDVITLGETMVSFAAHEAGPLDAAATFTKIVAGAESNVGVGLARLGLKVAWVSRLGDDSFGRYIRRALEAEGIDCTAVATDPTRPTGFMLKSRALEGQDPVVEYFRRGSAASALSVADFDEARFLSARHLHVTGITPALSPSCAELVEHAMAAMRAAGRTVSFDPNLRPKLWPSREAMAAHLNRLAGLADWVLPGIAEGRTLTGLDTPEDIAAFYLDRGARAVLIKLGAEGAYWRTREGAGRVPGVQVTNIVDTVGAGDAFAAGALSGRLEGLDWPQALARANWVGAQVIQVVGDMDGLPRRDRLPAALRG